A genomic region of Metopolophium dirhodum isolate CAU chromosome 1, ASM1992520v1, whole genome shotgun sequence contains the following coding sequences:
- the LOC132932836 gene encoding piggyBac transposable element-derived protein 3-like — protein sequence MVYLDKEGILPLGTARLNRISGLIMPNEKEFKKLGGGSMCEKTTTIDNVKVSAVSWFDNKVVTMVSTYVGSQPTVEKRRFFRSLKIKKMVPCPKAVDVYNQYMGGVDLLDSMLVYYRISLISRKYYMKMFYHMIDLCVVNAWLLYRTCIQIHIP from the coding sequence ATGGTATATTTAGATAAAGAAGGTATACTTCCTTTAGGAACAGCTCGTTTAAATCGTATTTCAGGACTGATAATGCCAAATGAGAAAGAGTTTAAAAAACTAGGAGGAGGTTCAATGTGTGAAAAAACTACAACAATTGACAATGTTAAAGTATCTGCAGTGTCGTGGTTTGACAACAAAGTAGTCACAATGGTATCAACCTATGTTGGAAGTCAACCCACTGTAGAGAAACGACGGTTCTTCAGgtcattaaaaattaagaaaatggtACCATGTCCAAAGGCAGTTGATGTATACAATCAGTATATGGGTGGAGTGGACTTACTTGATTCTATGTTAGtttattatagaatatcattaatatcAAGAAAGTACTACATGAAGATGTTCTATCATATGATTGATTTATGTGTGGTAAACGCCTGGCTTTTGTACCGTACCTGTATCCAGATACATATACCATAG